A genomic stretch from Neodiprion fabricii isolate iyNeoFabr1 chromosome 3, iyNeoFabr1.1, whole genome shotgun sequence includes:
- the LOC124177489 gene encoding E3 ubiquitin-protein ligase RNF13-like isoform X1: MPRCCLSHRVQLWLAILTICVAYAGADILVFSTTAKHQITEFRDAPARFGGLIPVEGIKGMVVYADPPTACNPIAEPPNIPNYDGKWIVLIARYNCTFEEKIRMAQAANYDAAIIHNIGSNEIEQMSAKNPSGIGIPSVFVGEDTGAYLRSEYLYDQYFILINDDLPFNINTRLLLPFAIVVGICFLVMVIFMIVQVIKCIKDRRRQRRHRLPNSSLKKIPTHKYTKGDPYETCAICLEDYAEGEKLRVLPCAHAYHTKCIDPWLTKNRRVCPVCKRKVFATDERVTDSESDTDVDDSTPLIRDGHQGTQGGTFTPQRDNPFTRASRNLNRSGSNSSNSSLNSERQLVSADDGENGNNGESSRSKLFVVSDSHSINGEPPELERSASSTKPHTVNLDTQDVHPVIQIVPVRNPRILVNPVAPNSGHPIMVPTNPLPIPTILSEEHERNDYHA, translated from the exons TGAATTTCGTGATGCTCCGGCAAGATTTGGTGGCCTCATACCGGTAGAAGGAATAAAG GGAATGGTTGTGTATGCAGACCCGCCAACAGCCTGCAATCCAATTGCCGAGCCACCAAATATTCCAAATTATGATGGAAAGTGGATTGTATTGATAGCCCGTTATAATTGTacctttgaagaaaaaatccgTATGGCACAAGCTGCTAATTATGATGCAGCGATCATACACAACATAGGTAGCAACGAAATTG AACAGATGTCAGCGAAAAATCCAAGCGGCATTGGGATTCCCTCTGTATTTGTTGGCGAGGATACCGGCGCTTATCTTCGAAGCGAATATCTGTACGATCAGTACTTCATCCTGATTAATGATGATTTACCTTTTAACATCAACACCCGCCTTTTGCTACCCTTTGCCATTGTCGTCGGAATATGTTTTCTAGTCATGGTCATATTTATG ATTGTGCAGGTAATTAAATGCATCAAGGACAGAAGACGGCAACGCAGGCACAGGCTACCTAATTCAAGCTTGAAGAAAATCCCCACCCACAAGTATACTAAGGGAGATCCGTACGAGACGTGTGCCATTTGTTTGGAAGATTATGCCGAAGGTGAAAAACTGAGGGTCTTACCATGCGCCCACG CTTATCACACGAAATGCATAGATCCGTGGCTGACGAAAAATAGACGCGTCTGTCCAGTTTGCAAGCGTAAGGTATTTGCGACGGATGAACGCGTCACCGACAGTGAAAGTGACACGGACGTCGATGATTCTACACCACTGATCCGCGACGGGCATCAAG GTACGCAAGGTGGCACCTTTACGCCACAACGGGATAATCCTTTTACAAGAGCCTCCCGAAATCTGAACAGGAGTGGGTCGAATAGTTCGAACAGCAGTTTGAACTCTGAGAGGCAGTTGGTCAGTGCTGACGACGGAGAGAACGGTAACAATGGTGAATCTTCCAGAAGTAAACTGTTTGTGGTCTCGGACAGCCATAGTATAAATG GCGAACCACCGGAGCTCGAACGATCGGCAAGCAGTACGAAGCCCCACACAGTAAATTTAGACACTCAAGATGTCCATCCCGTCATACAAATTGTGCCTGTGAGAAATCCCAGAATTTTAGTTAACCCAGTCGCACCGAATTCGGGCCATCCGATAATGGTACCGACAAATCCATTGCCCATACCGACAATTCTTTCGGAGGAGCATGAGAGGAATGATTACCATGCGtag
- the LOC124177489 gene encoding E3 ubiquitin-protein ligase RNF13-like isoform X3, whose amino-acid sequence MGMVVYADPPTACNPIAEPPNIPNYDGKWIVLIARYNCTFEEKIRMAQAANYDAAIIHNIGSNEIEQMSAKNPSGIGIPSVFVGEDTGAYLRSEYLYDQYFILINDDLPFNINTRLLLPFAIVVGICFLVMVIFMIVQVIKCIKDRRRQRRHRLPNSSLKKIPTHKYTKGDPYETCAICLEDYAEGEKLRVLPCAHAYHTKCIDPWLTKNRRVCPVCKRKVFATDERVTDSESDTDVDDSTPLIRDGHQGTQGGTFTPQRDNPFTRASRNLNRSGSNSSNSSLNSERQLVSADDGENGNNGESSRSKLFVVSDSHSINGEPPELERSASSTKPHTVNLDTQDVHPVIQIVPVRNPRILVNPVAPNSGHPIMVPTNPLPIPTILSEEHERNDYHA is encoded by the exons GGAATGGTTGTGTATGCAGACCCGCCAACAGCCTGCAATCCAATTGCCGAGCCACCAAATATTCCAAATTATGATGGAAAGTGGATTGTATTGATAGCCCGTTATAATTGTacctttgaagaaaaaatccgTATGGCACAAGCTGCTAATTATGATGCAGCGATCATACACAACATAGGTAGCAACGAAATTG AACAGATGTCAGCGAAAAATCCAAGCGGCATTGGGATTCCCTCTGTATTTGTTGGCGAGGATACCGGCGCTTATCTTCGAAGCGAATATCTGTACGATCAGTACTTCATCCTGATTAATGATGATTTACCTTTTAACATCAACACCCGCCTTTTGCTACCCTTTGCCATTGTCGTCGGAATATGTTTTCTAGTCATGGTCATATTTATG ATTGTGCAGGTAATTAAATGCATCAAGGACAGAAGACGGCAACGCAGGCACAGGCTACCTAATTCAAGCTTGAAGAAAATCCCCACCCACAAGTATACTAAGGGAGATCCGTACGAGACGTGTGCCATTTGTTTGGAAGATTATGCCGAAGGTGAAAAACTGAGGGTCTTACCATGCGCCCACG CTTATCACACGAAATGCATAGATCCGTGGCTGACGAAAAATAGACGCGTCTGTCCAGTTTGCAAGCGTAAGGTATTTGCGACGGATGAACGCGTCACCGACAGTGAAAGTGACACGGACGTCGATGATTCTACACCACTGATCCGCGACGGGCATCAAG GTACGCAAGGTGGCACCTTTACGCCACAACGGGATAATCCTTTTACAAGAGCCTCCCGAAATCTGAACAGGAGTGGGTCGAATAGTTCGAACAGCAGTTTGAACTCTGAGAGGCAGTTGGTCAGTGCTGACGACGGAGAGAACGGTAACAATGGTGAATCTTCCAGAAGTAAACTGTTTGTGGTCTCGGACAGCCATAGTATAAATG GCGAACCACCGGAGCTCGAACGATCGGCAAGCAGTACGAAGCCCCACACAGTAAATTTAGACACTCAAGATGTCCATCCCGTCATACAAATTGTGCCTGTGAGAAATCCCAGAATTTTAGTTAACCCAGTCGCACCGAATTCGGGCCATCCGATAATGGTACCGACAAATCCATTGCCCATACCGACAATTCTTTCGGAGGAGCATGAGAGGAATGATTACCATGCGtag
- the LOC124177489 gene encoding E3 ubiquitin-protein ligase RNF13-like isoform X2 has product MPRCCLSHRVQLWLAILTICVAYAGADILVFSTTAKHQITEFRDAPARFGGLIPVEGIKGMVVYADPPTACNPIAEPPNIPNYDGKWIVLIARYNCTFEEKIRMAQAANYDAAIIHNIGSNEIEQMSAKNPSGIGIPSVFVGEDTGAYLRSEYLYDQYFILINDDLPFNINTRLLLPFAIVVGICFLVMVIFMVIKCIKDRRRQRRHRLPNSSLKKIPTHKYTKGDPYETCAICLEDYAEGEKLRVLPCAHAYHTKCIDPWLTKNRRVCPVCKRKVFATDERVTDSESDTDVDDSTPLIRDGHQGTQGGTFTPQRDNPFTRASRNLNRSGSNSSNSSLNSERQLVSADDGENGNNGESSRSKLFVVSDSHSINGEPPELERSASSTKPHTVNLDTQDVHPVIQIVPVRNPRILVNPVAPNSGHPIMVPTNPLPIPTILSEEHERNDYHA; this is encoded by the exons TGAATTTCGTGATGCTCCGGCAAGATTTGGTGGCCTCATACCGGTAGAAGGAATAAAG GGAATGGTTGTGTATGCAGACCCGCCAACAGCCTGCAATCCAATTGCCGAGCCACCAAATATTCCAAATTATGATGGAAAGTGGATTGTATTGATAGCCCGTTATAATTGTacctttgaagaaaaaatccgTATGGCACAAGCTGCTAATTATGATGCAGCGATCATACACAACATAGGTAGCAACGAAATTG AACAGATGTCAGCGAAAAATCCAAGCGGCATTGGGATTCCCTCTGTATTTGTTGGCGAGGATACCGGCGCTTATCTTCGAAGCGAATATCTGTACGATCAGTACTTCATCCTGATTAATGATGATTTACCTTTTAACATCAACACCCGCCTTTTGCTACCCTTTGCCATTGTCGTCGGAATATGTTTTCTAGTCATGGTCATATTTATG GTAATTAAATGCATCAAGGACAGAAGACGGCAACGCAGGCACAGGCTACCTAATTCAAGCTTGAAGAAAATCCCCACCCACAAGTATACTAAGGGAGATCCGTACGAGACGTGTGCCATTTGTTTGGAAGATTATGCCGAAGGTGAAAAACTGAGGGTCTTACCATGCGCCCACG CTTATCACACGAAATGCATAGATCCGTGGCTGACGAAAAATAGACGCGTCTGTCCAGTTTGCAAGCGTAAGGTATTTGCGACGGATGAACGCGTCACCGACAGTGAAAGTGACACGGACGTCGATGATTCTACACCACTGATCCGCGACGGGCATCAAG GTACGCAAGGTGGCACCTTTACGCCACAACGGGATAATCCTTTTACAAGAGCCTCCCGAAATCTGAACAGGAGTGGGTCGAATAGTTCGAACAGCAGTTTGAACTCTGAGAGGCAGTTGGTCAGTGCTGACGACGGAGAGAACGGTAACAATGGTGAATCTTCCAGAAGTAAACTGTTTGTGGTCTCGGACAGCCATAGTATAAATG GCGAACCACCGGAGCTCGAACGATCGGCAAGCAGTACGAAGCCCCACACAGTAAATTTAGACACTCAAGATGTCCATCCCGTCATACAAATTGTGCCTGTGAGAAATCCCAGAATTTTAGTTAACCCAGTCGCACCGAATTCGGGCCATCCGATAATGGTACCGACAAATCCATTGCCCATACCGACAATTCTTTCGGAGGAGCATGAGAGGAATGATTACCATGCGtag